In Candidatus Manganitrophus noduliformans, the genomic stretch TCGTAAATCGTCCTGTCTTGGCAAATCCGATAGAACTCCTTTCATTTCAATCAAATAAAAAGACCGACCTCCCGGCATGGCCTCTGCAAAAGCGTTCTGCGAGGTTGATTGGAGCGGATCTCCAATCGGAAATCGATCAGATCAACGAACATCTCACAGAGGAGGGGTTGTCATGAAAAGGATCATTGCATTCGGTTATGGCGTGGCGGCGTATGCGGTTTTCTTTGTCACGTTTCTTTATGCGGCGGGGTTCGTCGGGAATCTCTTTGTTCCGAAGTCGATCGACTCGGCGCCGACGCGTCCGATCGGTCAAGCGCTTCTGATCAATCTCTTATTGCTCGGGCTTTTCGCCTTTCAGCACAGCGTCATGGCCCGGCCGGCCTTCAAGGCGTGGTGGACCCGGATTGTTCCGAAGCCGGTCGAGCGGAGCACCTATGTTCTCTTCTCCAGCCTGGCGCTGATTTTGATGTTCTGGCAGTGGGAGCCGATGGGGGGGGTGATCTGGAATGTCGAAGATCCCGCCGGCCGCGCGATCCTTCACGGACTTTTTGCCTTCGGATGGCTGCTGGTTCTGGTGACGACATTTCTCATCAATCACTTCGATCTCTTTGGCCTGAGACAGGTTACGCTCTATCTATTGGGCCGCGAATATACGCCGCTCCAATTTAAGACGCCGGGTCCGTATAAGCATGTCCGCCACCCGCTCTACGTCGGTTGGCTCTTCGCCTTCTGGGCCGCTCCGACGATGACTGTCGCGCACCTCGTCTTCGCCCTCGCGACCACGGCCTATATCCTGATCGCCATTCAGCTGGAAGAGCGCGATCTGGTTGCGGCGCACGGGGAGTACGCCGGCTACCGGCGGCGGGTGCCGATGCTGATCCCCCGGTTCATGAAGAAATCGGCGCCGATAGCGGCGGCGTCCCC encodes the following:
- the mddA gene encoding methanethiol S-methyltransferase, whose amino-acid sequence is MKRIIAFGYGVAAYAVFFVTFLYAAGFVGNLFVPKSIDSAPTRPIGQALLINLLLLGLFAFQHSVMARPAFKAWWTRIVPKPVERSTYVLFSSLALILMFWQWEPMGGVIWNVEDPAGRAILHGLFAFGWLLVLVTTFLINHFDLFGLRQVTLYLLGREYTPLQFKTPGPYKHVRHPLYVGWLFAFWAAPTMTVAHLVFALATTAYILIAIQLEERDLVAAHGEYAGYRRRVPMLIPRFMKKSAPIAAASPSEERAA